The region tcaagtcccatccctttgtgctggcatgtgtgccggccgctGGCGAGTGCGCCAGCACGAACTATATGGTGATATTTTTTGAAAGCGGCAATGTATGCAGGCGTCGGCATGGTGTCGACATGAGACATGACCGTTGGCATTAATCTATGCGCAGCAGACCTTTTTTAAAAATTAAATGCGGACATGAAAATGGGTCGGCGCGTTAGGCGGACGGCCGATCCAAATACAAAACAGAATGGATGCcaggcgggcggccgacccaaacgacaAAAAAGAATAAATGCGCCGTCTGTTTAGGTCGGCCCGTTGAAGTTGCTCTACACGTTATTATATAGCCAAGACCGCAACCAACTGGTACTGTGATACACGAAAGCAACACCTGCACATAGAACTGAACCTCCTTTTTCTTATCGAACACAACGTCATCTCAATATATAGTCAAAACGAAGGAGAAAAGAACACGTTGAAAAAATTTAGCTCCGGTCTTGTGTAGaacctcctagttctactaggacacGGAAGTTTCCAGACTTGCCTCCAATTTGTGCTCCTTGTTACGCGGCAAACCTGTGGCATTGGTTTCAGTTCAAGGGTAGGCGAGGAGAGCGCGAGGCTGATGAGGCAGCGAACCAGCGCCGCGCACGGCGGGTGGCTCGCATCCACCGGTGCTAGTTCCGGAGGCTTCGGGTTTGTCGCCTCCGGTGATCCATCCGCATTGGCATTGTCACTTTCCAGGCGCACAACGCAACGGGACGACAGACAACCGAGCCAAGCAAACCAGCGCCCCAAAATTTGGTTGGAGTTGCGCGTGGAAAAGAAGACTAGCGTGCAAATTGAGGACGCAGCCATTTGTAGGAGACTGCAGCCAGCACCGAAGCAGCACGACTCCACGTCCTTGCAGACCTTACCCTACTCGTCTCGCCACAGATGCAGCCGCTAACATCAGTGAAATCGCTGGTGCAAAGCATGCCAGCATttatttttttgaaacggaggcaaatcttttgcctcatctattaattaagaagaagagagttaCCTAGTTAATTTATGGAAAACCAGACGAAAACCATCACAACCATGCTCAAAAGCACGACTCCATCCACATGTGAACTACTCCCGAATCATGGAGCCACAGGACCGAAGCACCCAACACACTACTACTGCAACCCACAACATATGGGTCCCTGTACTGCAAAAGAAAACCAATCGACATAATGCAACTCGAGGAAAACACATCGACGAAAACCACCCCCATGACCGAGCACACATCTGCAACTCAGAAAGCCGAGAACCATCCATCATGGAACCATTTACGCCTCCCCTCTAGCGCTATCCTTCTTGCTTTTGCTCCTGCAAGATTTCTCTTTGAGGATGTCAGATCTAGAGTTAGCGCCACCCTTCTTGTGCTTCTCCCTCAAAGCTTTTTCCTCCAAGAGGCATCCAATCGTCTTTCCAGAATTTTTAGAGTCCAGGTTGGCTAGGAATTCACAAATCTTGGTGGCTAAAAGGACACCAGGATTAGGCACCAACACTCCGGCCACAACAATTTTATCAGCCATAGGAACCACACCTCCAAAGGGTTCAAGCGATCGCGTGTTAACCATGTCTGGACCATCACCCTCCACACATGCATACTCCGACTGACTAGGCTCCAACGGAGGTGGAGAGGGCGTCGAGGCAACCGTCACCGCCCCAAGCGAGCCCACCTTCGAGAGCACCATCGATATAGGCGAAGATGGTTCCACACTTAACACCTGCAACTCAGGCATACATTGTAGCACCGGAGTCACGCCCTCGATGACGACCTCACTGGATGCCAGCATTGGAAGTTTGGAACACAAGATCTGATCTGCGTGGCTAACTGCACCCTTCATCAGGAGCAGGACTGTACTGTCATGTCACACGCCGTAGCGGTTAATTAACAAACTTGGTTCGTCAAAACTTTGTTCCTGCACATGGTGCCGAAGACGACAGCAACCTGTCTGAAACATCACAACTTACACATGTTTGGATACCAACATCATTAGTAATGCCAGTTCTCACCCTGCACTATGATATTATCCATTTGTCTAGAGAGCATTACAATTTCGACACCTTGTTCTACCTGACATGCTCGCATAGGACCTCGGAAGAACAATAGCAATCACATACGTCCAGGCGAGGCGACACTCATTGTTCATCCGAACCTATCCAGAGGACGTTTGCTAGGCCAAAGGTCCTGCCCTCCGCACACGAACACGCTCACCATTGAAATGGATGTACTTCCACTTCTTCAAGTGTTTTTCAAGGACAGGCTTCTGCTTATCTTCCTGGCCTGAAGTTGCAAATGCTCGTCCGATTCTTCTTGTTGTATCCTCGTCTGGACGCACGCCCAATTCCTCCATGTCAGCATATATCTGAAATTGGCAAGGAAGAATTAGACTGAAGTCTCAACTTTGACCAACCAACAGACACCACTTAAATGCAATTGATCATTAAAGCACAATAGACTGTCCCGTGATGATACTGTATCGTTAATTATTAAACTAACAGTCAACATGTCTCCTTTCCAGTTTATTAGGATCATCTAAAAATCTGTAATTTTTCAGTTTGTAAGGCCAGCAATAACTATCGTCCCTTGTTTATGCGCCCGCTCGCCTTTCGGGCATTTAATTTCTGCCTAATTTTGATTCTCAATGTTGCTTTAATCCAAGGTCCAACACTTAATTAGAACCCTCCTTGGTTACATTTTTAGATGAGCCGAATAAACTAAAAAAGAGGGAGCCTGGAAATAACAAACTCAAGTAGTTTGAGATGAACCACACATTTAGCCTTGGTTGCACATGATTCTCAAAACGAAACACTAGAGCAAATGTGTTAAAACTCAAATTTAACCTCCAAAACTTTGTCTGGAAGATGGCGCGTGTTGTAAATCTGGATCATCCGAGAGAACAACTTCTTGGGCACTGAGCGTGTATAAGTTTGTAAGATAGTATTCCAAATTGACTCAGCCTCATCTACTCTTCCATCCATAGAAAGAGCCAACAGCAGTGTATCGTACATTGTCCATGTCAGCACCTGACCTTTACTCATCAGCCACTTGGTTACCTGTGAAATCATTAAAAATTGAGGTAAGTGAGAAAATGTGCTTGCTGAAATTATTTCTTTTTTGCGAATTACTGTGATCTATTCTAAACAGGCTACCAACTAACTAATTTAGTTCATGCCTGGATAATCTGTAGCCATTTTCTTTGCTTTTTCAACATCTCCAAAGCTTTAGCCGCTGCTATAATTGGAAATTCAGACTCAAAAGCAGTCCACCTATCCAATGCACCATAAACAGTTTCTCTTTCATTCGGTAGTTTTGAAACCTAAGAGAGATGGTTCCATAAACTGATTTGAGCACAGATCAGCTTTTAAGCCCAATAATACCATTGCTACAAAAAAGATTTTTCGATAAAGGGCACTTTTATTAACTAAAAATGTTGCATCGAGCAGATACGAAGCATAAAGAGCGACACCTGCCTctgcatagctaagatgcacacagccatcaaacaaaCAGTCTGACAAAGAATATAAAAACGACAAAGTGGCAACAGTAAAGCCATATGAGGCCGAAACTATGCCTATGTCGACATAAAAGATGCTTACACATAAGAGCAatgctaaaataaaataaaatgccaaagAGATCGCTTTGTCAAACTGATTTCACACATTTCAGCATGGAAAGGTGAAAACATCATGATCGAGTGGCGTTATATCTTACAGTATTAACAAGACAAAGAGCCTTCTTCCCTGACCCAGCCGAATCTTTCCTAATCCACAAACGGTGGTCCTTGTTTGACTTCTTTGACACCCTATGACCAAAATAAATGCAATTTAATTTGGTAACTAGTGAAGAGCATCTCAGAACACATATCATAATCTTGGTAGCAGTTACTGCAAACTGGAAGGCCCACGTAAATCCAAACAATGCAAACAAGTTGTATTCTAATACAAAATGACCTACAGAAAACCTTCCCTGGGAAACTCCCTCTAGAGCTCTTATTTTAGCTTTGACTGTTCTGCAGTTGTGCCTTTTCTGTATATATACATCAAGTGCTCTTAAATTCATCTATAGTCATTCAATGAGTGTTAAGATAAGAATGAATGTATGGTCGCTGTATTATTTCTATATGGTATCAGAGTGGTCGATGTTCATGTCCCTCCGGACTAGCTCTATTCTCCTATAGCTGAACACACTTGCTAGTTCAAGTGAAAAAATTGCTCTCTTTATACCATATGGGCGAACTGAATGAGACCAGACACACTGATCTTGACACTTGTTGAATAAATCATCCTATTTTCTCTCAATCTACTCTTTAGCTTACTATGTTTTGCCGTAGTGATTCTTCATTTGTTGTAGGCTTCTGCTTCAAGTGATCATCACTTCACTTCTCTATTTATTCAATGAATGATATGTTAAGTGTATGTTGTCTCATTATATTCTCTCATATGGCAAAAAAAGAAGTTTATCCTAATGTTCATCTGAACTTGTTGTGTCACCATCAGGTCAACATAGCTTGCTAGTTCGGCTGAGCAGAAAGATGGTCCACTCTGTTACCATTTTGACAAACAGAATGATATCAATCACACCCATCTTGCCATTAAATAGAGGGAGATACAACTCATGGACTTGACATGTGTTTATCAATAATAAAGCATTGACAATCTGGTACAGTTCGATAAATGAAAGCAGCATACATAAGGTACTCACTTGAGTGGTTTTCCCTTGACATGGGACATTGCTTAGAGAGGAACGTGGCCACATAGAAGTTAGCCCTTCAACAACAATATCTTAGTTGTATGGCAAAGAACTTATTCCATATGAGGGAATATTGAGAGGATAACAGCAAAAACAACGGTGTTCGTTTATTTTTCCCATGCTACTACTCCTATAGTTCCCCTTACGATGTTCTTGTAACATAGATTTGCACCAATGTGGAAATATCCTGAAAGAAGAAATCGGGGGTATAGCACATACCGGTAGTTTGACGGACGTGCGATACACACTTGATTTTAGGATCAAACTGCACGACATTGTCTCGCCTGACAATGACGCATGCGAGGTCACAGAAGTTGGCTCCTTATAATACAAAATCAGCATGGTCATCGAGGAGAAATGGGGAGAAACAACATTGAACTATTGGGCCACCTACACCTACCTTCTATACTGTTATAGGGAGCTATGTTCTTGTTTCTCCCCTTTTCCCCTTGATGACCATGCTGAATATTGTGTTATATGGAGCCAACTCCCACAACCTAACAGACGTCTTTGTTAGGCGACACAACGACATGGAGTTTGATCCTGAAATCGAGCTAGTGTACCTCAAGTCTGGCAAACCACTAGTATGTGCTCTACCGACAATTTCTTCTTTCAGGATGTTTCCACATTGGTGCACATGAGCCAAAATATTACTAAAAGAGGACCTATAGGAATAGTAGCATGGGGAAATGAACAAATATTGTTTACTTTTGGTGTTATCCTCTAGATATGTCCTCAAATGGATTAAACTCTTAGTCATACAACTAAAATATTTTGGAGCTAGCTTCTATGTGACGAGGTTCCTGCCTATGCAATGTCCTACATCAAGGGAAAATCACTCAAATGAGTGCTTTATATCCGCTGCTTTCATTTCTCGAACTGGTGTCAATGCTTTTCCTCTTAGATACATACATGCTATGATTCACTCAAGCCCAATGGTAGAAGAATTCTCTCCCCACCCCCTCTCTTGAGCAATAGTTAGATTAGTTTGCTTTGCCATTGTGCTACTTTTGTTATTGCACTTCAAATGTTCTTCTACCAAATCTACTTATTTAAATGACAAGATGTGGTCTTTTTCTattcttctacatggtatcagagcatcCGGTTTCATCTTCGTATGAGCTCACTCTGCTCTTTGAACGGTGCTGGCTAGTTTAGGTGAATGGAAAATTATTTGCTCTGACACCATGTAGGTGGATAGAA is a window of Triticum dicoccoides isolate Atlit2015 ecotype Zavitan chromosome 2B, WEW_v2.0, whole genome shotgun sequence DNA encoding:
- the LOC119363402 gene encoding pentatricopeptide repeat-containing protein At4g18975, chloroplastic-like isoform X3, yielding MAAGPFALRLGPRLAAPAVASATRGGGRGSDRPTASRALVSKKSNKDHRLWIRKDSAGSGKKALCLVNTVTKWLMSKGQVLTWTMYDTLLLALSMDGRVDEAESIWNTILQTYTRSVPKKLFSRMIQIYNTRHLPDKVLEIYADMEELGVRPDEDTTRRIGRAFATSGQEDKQKPVLEKHLKKWKYIHFNGERVRVRRAGPLA
- the LOC119363402 gene encoding pentatricopeptide repeat-containing protein At4g18975, chloroplastic-like isoform X1, with the translated sequence MAAGPFALRLGPRLAAPAVASATRGGGRGSDRPTASRALVSKKSNKDHRLWIRKDSAGSGKKALCLVNTVSKLPNERETVYGALDRWTAFESEFPIIAAAKALEMLKKQRKWLQIIQVTKWLMSKGQVLTWTMYDTLLLALSMDGRVDEAESIWNTILQTYTRSVPKKLFSRMIQIYNTRHLPDKVLEIYADMEELGVRPDEDTTRRIGRAFATSGQEDKQKPVLEKHLKKWKYIHFNGERVRVRRAGPLA
- the LOC119363402 gene encoding pentatricopeptide repeat-containing protein At4g18975, chloroplastic-like isoform X2; this encodes MAAGPFALRLGPRLAAPAVASATRGGGRGSDRPTASRALWTAFESEFPIIAAAKALEMLKKQRKWLQIIQVTKWLMSKGQVLTWTMYDTLLLALSMDGRVDEAESIWNTILQTYTRSVPKKLFSRMIQIYNTRHLPDKVLEIYADMEELGVRPDEDTTRRIGRAFATSGQEDKQKPVLEKHLKKWKYIHFNGERVRVRRAGPLA